One window of the Scylla paramamosain isolate STU-SP2022 chromosome 22, ASM3559412v1, whole genome shotgun sequence genome contains the following:
- the LOC135111404 gene encoding somatostatin receptor type 5-like: MDNLTMDFVPLNCSFLSRLEEANNTDIADVNCSLSLFEGGAGRMSTTAMVVTQLFYALTCLVGLCGNTLVIYVVTRFSKMQTVTNLYILNLAIADELFVIGIPFLMTTSVLGHWPFGSIMCKLYMITTSLNQFTSSLFLTIMSADRYIAVCHPISSPKFRTSMISKLVSLTAWTLSALMIVPVFMYSNTLEDDGLDTCNIFWPESHGVRGEIAFIRYSFALAFGIPLCLIFIFYSLVLHKLKTVGPKAKSKEKKKSRQKVTRLVLTVITVYVLCWLPYWVLQLTLILSPPKQGHSNFKLVLYMISSCLSYINSALNPILYAFLSDNFKKSFMKACTCAARRDVNNALKPENSMFAVRYRGTSVRSRLTGKDRESAEGTTSQCGMSKEPSTAVTTTSAKPSHTGSDGDSHSVRNGRSPGPRLPDLLQ; this comes from the coding sequence atggaCAACCTCACGATGGACTTCGTGCCCCTGAACTGCTCCTTCCTGTCACGCCTGGAGGAGGCCAATAACACGGACATCGCGGACGTGAACTGCAGCCTCAGCCTGTTCGAGGGCGGCGCGGGGCGCATGAGCACCACGGCCATGGTGGTGACGCAGCTGTTCTACGCCCTCACCTGCCTGGTGGGGTTGTGTGGCAACACTCTCGTCATCTACGTGGTCACCAGGTTCTCCAAGATGCAGACGGTCACCAACCTGTACATCCTGAACCTGGCCATCGCTGACGAGCTGTTCGTGATCGGCATTCCTTTCCTGATGACCACCTCGGTGCTGGGCCACTGGCCCTTCGGCTCCATCATGTGCAAGCTGTACATGATCACCACCTCGCTCAACCAGTTCACCAGCTCGCTCTTCCTCACCATCATGAGCGCCGATCGCTACATCGCCGTGTGTCACCCCATCAGCTCGCCCAAGTTCCGCACGTCCATGATCTCCAAGCTGGTGTCGCTCACCGCCTGGACGCTCTCCGCCCTCATGATCGTGCCGGTGTTCATGTACTCCAACACGCTGGAGGACGACGGCCTCGACACCTGCAACATCTTCTGGCCGGAGAGTCACGGCGTGCGCGGCGAGATCGCCTTCATCCGCTACTCCTTCGCGCTGGCCTTCGGCATCCCGCTGtgtctcatcttcatcttctacaGCCTGGTGCTGCACAAGCTGAAGACCGTCGGGCCCAAGGCAAAGtccaaggagaagaagaagtccCGGCAGAAGGTGACGCGCCTGGTGCTGACGGTGATCACAGTGTACGTGCTGTGTTGGCTGCCCTACTGGGTGCTGCAGCTCACGCTCATCCTCAGCCCGCCCAAGCAGGGCCACAGCAACTTCAAGCTGGTGCTGTACATGatctcctcctgcctctcctacATCAACTCTGCGCTCAACCCAATCCTGTATGCCTTCCTCAGCGACAACTTCAAGAAGAGCTTCATGAAGGCGTGCACGTGCGCCGCCCGCCGAGACGTCAACAACGCCCTCAAGCCAGAGAACTCCATGTTTGCCGTGCGGTACCGCGGCACCTCTGTGCGCTCCCGCCTCACCGGGAAGGACCGGGAGTCCGCGGAGGGCACCACCTCCCAGTGTGGCATGAGCAAGGAGCCCTCCAcggccgtcaccaccacctcggCCAAGCCAAGCCACACAGGCAGTGACGGGGACAGCCACTCCGTCAGGAACGGCCGCTCCCCGGGGCCTCGCCTCCCCGACCTCTTGCAGTGA